The genomic window GCTATCCAAAGGCTTCCAAAAGATAGGCTTTGGCCAGCTCCCTAGTGTCTATCTGAAAGCTTCCCTCAGTTAGTAACATTCAAAACTAAATCTTTCCATTCAAATCTTTGGTCCTTGAGGAACGTCTTCAGGGCTACGCCCTTCCGACGTTCCTCAAGGAAGGCCACTGGCGGCCGGTACCCGAGGGCGCTATGAGGACGCTCGTTGTTATAGACCCACATCCATGCATACGCCATTGTTTGCGCATCCTTGAGCCGGGTAAAACAATATGCATCCAACACCTCTGTCCTGAAGCTGCGGTTGAAGCGCTCCATATAGCCGTTTT from Chitinophaga parva includes these protein-coding regions:
- a CDS encoding integrase core domain-containing protein: NGYMERFNRSFRTEVLDAYCFTRLKDAQTMAYAWMWVYNNERPHSALGYRPPVAFLEERRKGVALKTFLKDQRFEWKDLVLNVTN